The Citrus sinensis cultivar Valencia sweet orange chromosome 4, DVS_A1.0, whole genome shotgun sequence DNA segment AGACTATCTAATAACAAGATCACAAAGCATATGAGAAAGTCTGATTTTCTGCTCCCACAAGAACACACTGACAAAATGGAAAAACAGAAATGCTAATAGTTTAAACCTACCTGAAGCTGTCCTGTTGATAGGAAGAAATCCTTGAGGAATTCATGCTTATAACACCTGAAATGGAGAGATAATGAATACCATTGGAGAAATGAAGTGAAAAAACTGAATCATTGAGCTTCATTTTGACCATTGTTATTCAATGAGTACTCTAAGCACGGAATCATGTCAGATGCAGCCTATGCACTTAATCAGACATCAAGCTCAGACTCCTCTACTTGACACACACACAGCCCCCAAGGCAGAAGGCATAACTCTTTAAAGTAACATTTCTTTTAATCAGCAGCACAATGTCACCTTTTTTGTATTAAGCCTAACATGATGAAAGACATGAGAAAAGTGTCCAAAACCGCTAAATTTTCATCTTCAAAATTCCCACTGAGAAACTTCCAGTTTTTCTGCAATCACCAGCTCGATTTCCTTATCATTGAAATGTTGgattttttcatcaaattttcaagtcaAATATAACTTTGTATATACACTTTTAtatcctttttctttgatgTAATATTATCACACTCAATTATGTACCTTTCTTTAACTAAGTGTATGCCTTCCATTGCACCCTGGCTTTACGCTCTAGGAGACCGCAACATTCCACAAATATACTTGAgcctttaataattattattttgatatttactGGAAAATTCGATAGCTTAATTGAAGATTATAACAAAATAGATTTATTATATTCAACTAATAATGGCATTTACCGTGCATAAACTGTAAATAAATCGCATGCTAGCGATCTTGTTTGTATCATCCCAAAAAACTCCAGGGCAGGCCTCTGCAATAACAGAAAAATGTGATTAAgatgaattatttaattaacagATCACATTGAGCTCTTGTTTATGCAGCCTATATATTGTCTAATAGTTTCTGAATATTCCTATATGATAAAGGATTTATTACTAAAACTAGTACCTTTTGCCAAATGTGAAATATAACAAGATATACAAGATCAGTATCTCCACTTTCAGTTGCCTTCACCAAAGCGGTATCTTCCTCTCCTATGCTTAACAAGAGAGGAACCTGAAGGAAGAATCAAAATTAGCAAAACAACCATAAGTAACATAGAAAAGAACTTTGTTTTGAGAAGGTTGAAAATTTAGGCTATGAACGAGAAAACTTGATGGCAGAGAAATAAATTAGAGCTGTAAATCCGGCAGTCTGAGCTAAGAAGACCTTTGTGCTTCATGTCAAGCCACACTTTTGGCCAGACTAGTTTGCAATATGGAAGCTTGGCATGGGCCAGGCACTGTATGAATTCCGCTGGGACAGGCTTATGGCAGGGCTCCACATTGCCTTTTTCACTTGTTATTTCTTGATCCATTAAAACTATCAAATTTCCTAAAATTGCTTGAAATAACTAGTTCGAAATGCACTTCTGACTACACATGCCatacaattattctttttttaatcataattattatgtaTTTCACTTGGACCTTGCTTCATAACGATTGTCGTGCTTTTGTGCCCAAATGTTTAACCTCTGCAAGGTCCCGTGTCATACTTTGCACCTAGGATAGTCTACTTTACATCACTGGAAATAACCTTTAGCcacaaattagaaaagaataagGACAAAGGTAACCTGTTTGGAAGATCGAGGTTCATGTTCAACAAGCATAGCAGCTAACTTCCGGCGACCACTCTTATCTGCATGAGCAGCAACTGCTGCATAGGATATGCCTTTGCATAGTTTAAGCTGAAACTCCAGAACCATGATTTCAGATATCACATTTCCGTGAAACTAAATGACCAAATAACTTGTAAATTTGAGGGCTAACATAAACATcaatcaaaaagaaaataaaaccttGTCAAGCAAGATTTCCAGGAGAGTGACATCAGGAATTGCTAATGAAGCTGTTATCTTGGAACAAGCCCAGTGCATAATCACCACCTCCTGAGATATACAGAAAGATAAGATAAATGTCAGGCCTTCTACTACCTGAAATTTGAAGTGGTAaccatcaaaataataaaagtgagCACAAACTTTGTCAGGGCCCCATTAAAAGCAGTCTAGAAATGGATCTGATTACTTATATATAGAGAATGGAGATGTAGATAAAAAACAAGACATGTGATTTCctacacaaattttttatttttaaacgaGATATTATATCAGAACGTCAACCAGAAGACAGACAAGTAAGCAAGGGTAGTGAATGATCCCaattttcaattcaacaaaatacgttatttttgttaaacaaaaaaagaaaattaaattaaaaaaattacaaaaaattgaaagaggtaGAACACTAAATTTCGAGCATCATTAGCTGACTTTCTATTGATGATGACAACCCCACGAGTTCTTGGTCAACATCTAAAATAAGCATCCTAGACAGGTCAGCAGTTGTAACTGCTTCTACAGGAGTTCGGCTTTTAAATTTCACAAGTCATTTATTCACCAAAGTGTCTGTTAGagtttctctaattttttattgtcgATGTTTTATGTTGAACACCTTACTTCCGTCAACATTATATTTCTAGCCTGTAAATAGCCACAGACTATTGAGTTGAATGCGTATACACCATAAACTATCTACTAGACAGGCTtagaacaaagaagaaaccaacaaAGATGCCAGCCTAAGAAAACTCGGCCATTGCTAAGCTTCAAACATCAGAAAGTGACTGTAGATGGGACACAAATAGCAAGgtgaaaaacaataaaagcaAGAAATGAATATATTGGCCTAGTGCAAATCCTTATTATTTGGTAAACTCAAACTTACTTGGTTCATCCCAAGGTACTCTGATATACGCAGTGCAAGGAGGTGGCAATTGGCATTAATCAAACGACCAATCAACACTGATGCTGTAAGTGACTGAGgcaacaatttcatcaataCAAATTCAAGAAATAGCATGTAAATCAGCATTGATCTAGGCAAAAATTGAAGACCTTATACTGCTGGATACTGAGAGGGATGCCAATCTCCGGGTCACGCGCAGCATTCAAAACCCGCAAAGTTTTGCACATCTCTTGAATACGATCGCGTTGAAAATTGCTGTCAAAGCCAACTGGATATCATTAACGAGAGCCAAAAtcagaaagaagaaaagataaatCTTGCTGCTGAAACATCAATAATATGAGCCAATCATCTAGATGGCATCAAACAAACTGCTGTACATGGTTAAACCATAGACAGAAACCTGTAACATGTCTATAAGATAAACCAACTAGAAAGTACCACCAATGTACCACAAAACTCAAACAACATGTAGAGAGAAAAGTATATATTTTAGGGCCAAAATATTGCTAGAATAGTACACCATGTGTCTGAAATCCAACCTCAATTTTTACAAGGAAATATTGAGGAGAAAAAACATTAAGAAGATGTCCGTGCACTATAATACAATCAATTCTACAGAATGTGACCACAAGAGAGCTATATCCAATGATCATCCTTCATTTGCATGTTATCCAAATTTAGTTGTATGTCACCAATTATGAGGAATATAAAGAGATAGAAGAAAAGCTTTCTCCAAACCCAACAtaatacaaaaaagaaaatacaaaaccaAACGAATGCCAACAAGGCtttcaaacaaattattaagcaaaaacaagaaatgtCAAGTGCATCTGGGGTCATTTTGGGTTAGGCTGCTATTTATTGGTTTCATTAGTAGAATACAGGTCAATTATGCATCCAAACTTATTCATGTAATAGGCAAGAAAAGTGGTAAGCATGTAAGCACTCTAGATAGTTTGAGACACAGAAAACGTCATGTTATGAATCCAGCTTCTGAGTTTTACTATAGAAGGTTTCCTCTTCaccaaaatgatattaaactTTCATAGTGTAGAAAAGTTGAATCCTAATATAGTTAGCTTTATTGACAATGTTGGCCCACATAAAAAGATACAAGCAAGAGCAAGGGCTTGGTCTCATTTCAAAAGATCGTAAGGCATAAGGACTTCTGCTTTTGAttgataagaaaaacaaagaataaGGACTTCAATATGAACTAGCTAGCAACAAAGAACAAATGCCATAGGCAAAGCAAagaatcaaaatccaaatcttAATCTTTCATCAAATAGCTTCtagagattttaaattttattgtcaaGAATATGTGCCAAACTAACCTGCAAAAGGCTTGGCCATAGCTTGCGGCTCTCAACAGTGTCCTTTGACGAGAAATATCAAATTCATGACCAGCAGCATCGATACATGCTTCAACGGCCTTGGGCAAGGACGCACGTATTAACCTCAAATTTTCATCTGCCTAGTAAACAACAacagatttattattattattgtttttttctccctttagAGAAATTACAGATAGTACACACTGCTCTaataagatatatatttttgtttgattctttttaatttaaggcAGGCATAGTAGCGGCAGTCAAAATCGAAGTCTCCTTTCTTTAGATGCATATGTGGATTCCCCATGTTGAAATAAGTGCTGTAGCAagaataatgaaaagaaaaggaactTGAATTCTGACCACCTTAAAGCTCTACggtgatatttatttttttaaaaaataagattaataaCAGATTCCTAACGGTAGCAACAGATACTATGCTTGATATGCAACAGCAGCCAATTGATAAACAAGATACGATCATAGTTTGATTAGCTCGCAATATCACAAGCTTCATACGTTCAGCAATAGGTTGTTCATAAAAACCCAATGACCGAAACAATGAgcaaaaattatgcaatttgAACATATATACCAGTGAATACTgcaaattatgatttcacaaAGATGAAGTGGGACAGGAAAAGAAGACCAAACTACCTTGGCACTTCTCCTGTCAAAATGATCCAAGGCATCATGAAGTAAAGCTGCGGGTGACGTGCTTCCAATTGCAAAGATTTGTTCGGTAGAAGCAGGAACCCGTTGCAGAAATTCCATACTCGAGTTGGACAATATCCTCACTCCATCACACTCTGGGATGAGAACTAGTGGCTCGTCATAAAAGTACTGCACAGGCTCTGCTTGAGGAGCCACCATCACCAACATATCATTCCAATAAAGAAGTACGCTGTCCATCCCACACCACGCTATCTGCTCCGGAGGGAGTGCTGACTGAAATAGACAAAATTTCAGATACCAGTTTTCTGATAATGAACAAAAATGTTAGAATTTGAAAAGAGTTGTTGTAAATGAATACAACCTCACAAGACTCGTCGATAACAGGGGAGCTGAAGTTGGTATTGTTAACGACAAGGCGACCATCGTGAGTGAAACAAGCTACGAAATTCCCATTGGGGGAAACGGCCATCTTTTGCGACAGCGTATCATCGACTTTCTGCACGCCGTCTTCATCCAGCATCAATATCCCAGCATCAGTTCCGATCAGCACCTCCACACTGCCAGTCATCGTGTACTTGGGCTCGATCACGGCCACGCAATGCGGCAGCTCCTCGACCTCCGGCCTCGCCAGCTCGCAAACCTTCATCGTCGCAAAATCCGCCATGCAGAAGTACCTATTCGCCTCCGTCACGCAAACGACGCCGTTCCCCCAGAACACGCACTCCACCACGTTCTCCTCGAAGCACTCTTTCCCCATGGACGCGTTCGGCTCGATGAGCTCCGCGTGGATGTTGTAGCGGTAGACTGTGCCGTCCTGGACGACGCAGATCAGGGTTTGGTCCTCGGACCAGGACATGCCGATCAGGCGTCCGCCGGGGTTTTTCCAGACGGTTTCGGAGATGAGGACGCCGGCAGAGTTGAAAATGCGGAGCTTGCGGAGGGCGGATTCGGCGTAGAGCTGGACGATCTTGGAGTCGTCGCGGATGACGGCGATCGGACCGCCGAACGGGGCGCAGGCGACTTTGTTGCGGCTCAAGTCGATGTGTTTCCATCTCATTTGGTAGAGCTCGGGCTTACGGTAGTACCGGTTGTAGACGAGCTGCCACTCCGCGGCCACCGAAACGTTGGCCATGGCGATTGGTGTTGGACTGAATTTAGGGATTAACCTTCGATAAAAATCGAAAAGCTAAAACTTTTTACTTCGGATTAGAC contains these protein-coding regions:
- the LOC102617306 gene encoding protein VACUOLELESS1 — protein: MANVSVAAEWQLVYNRYYRKPELYQMRWKHIDLSRNKVACAPFGGPIAVIRDDSKIVQLYAESALRKLRIFNSAGVLISETVWKNPGGRLIGMSWSEDQTLICVVQDGTVYRYNIHAELIEPNASMGKECFEENVVECVFWGNGVVCVTEANRYFCMADFATMKVCELARPEVEELPHCVAVIEPKYTMTGSVEVLIGTDAGILMLDEDGVQKVDDTLSQKMAVSPNGNFVACFTHDGRLVVNNTNFSSPVIDESCESALPPEQIAWCGMDSVLLYWNDMLVMVAPQAEPVQYFYDEPLVLIPECDGVRILSNSSMEFLQRVPASTEQIFAIGSTSPAALLHDALDHFDRRSAKADENLRLIRASLPKAVEACIDAAGHEFDISRQRTLLRAASYGQAFCSNFQRDRIQEMCKTLRVLNAARDPEIGIPLSIQQYKSLTASVLIGRLINANCHLLALRISEYLGMNQEVVIMHWACSKITASLAIPDVTLLEILLDKLKLCKGISYAAVAAHADKSGRRKLAAMLVEHEPRSSKQVPLLLSIGEEDTALVKATESGDTDLVYLVIFHIWQKRPALEFFGMIQTRSLACDLFTVYARCYKHEFLKDFFLSTGQLQEVAFLLWKESWELGKNPMASNGSALHGPRIKRIEKAHSLFSETKEHTFESKAAEEHAKLLRIQHELEVSTKQAIFVDSSISDTIRTCIVLGNHRAAMKVKTEFKVSEKRWYWLKVFALATKRDWDALERFSKEKRPPIGYRPFVEACVDADEKGEALKYIPKLVDPRERAEAYARIGMAKEAADAASQAKDGELLGRLKLTFAQNAAASSIFDTLRDRLSFQGVS